In Gossypium arboreum isolate Shixiya-1 chromosome 5, ASM2569848v2, whole genome shotgun sequence, a single genomic region encodes these proteins:
- the LOC108450095 gene encoding uncharacterized protein LOC108450095 isoform X2, whose translation MSWQPHQNVEGKGKRVCKIRKRGCSSSSSSSLIQKYRFKRAILVQKRAGSTTPVPTWITATTKSPSLAIPSVEFPSKGSPKNVSKTKEVSVSARKLAATLWESNKIPSPQAMEDLEKTDRRRKPPIVAKMPHSLPPSLSDPSYTPISEIEAHSRGNDHHGCITGIGTRLKDVRNSLATSKELLKVLNHVCGLEDRNSSSMSLISALRVELDRARVEVDQLIRERRSNCDETEYLMRCFAEEKAAWKRKERERIRDAIACVAEELEVEKKLRRQTERLNKKLGKELADTNASLSKATKELKSEKRAKEMLEQVCDELAKGMGEDRATAEELKRETAKVREEVEKEREMLHFADVLREERVQMKLSEAKHHFEEKNAVVEKLRNELETYLGTKIDGENGNGSPNLQRIKELEAYLKNINFGNYQAAKKDVDKGEIMVNGEECEADDSADSDLHSIELNMDNNDKSYKWSYACGNRVEGESKRIPTIRKENKGTKSRSEKLSWGSICLERGSSDSADWDYEDEIKRYKSVKSLRDHILSSNKIAPIGGFSSPTRQWSQSMHFQEPCSNGSPVLKGDDLKQPKVVSTRGEGRTSIS comes from the exons ATGTCATGGCAACCACACCAAAACGTGGAGGGAAAAGGTAAAAGGGTGTGTAAGATTAGGAAACGAGGTTGCTCGTCATCTTCATCGTCATCGTTGATCCAAAAATACAGATTCAAGCGTGCAATTTTGGTGCAAAAAAGAGCTGGATCAACCACCCCTGTTCCTACATGGATAACGGCTACAACCAAGTCACCGTCTTTAGCAATCCCAAGTGTTGAATTTCCCTCCAAAGGTTCACCAAAGAATGTTTCTAAAACCAAAGAAGTCTCAGTTTCCGCCAGAAAACTTGCCGCCACTTTGTGGGAGAGTAATAAAATCCCTTCCCCACAAGCTATGGAAGATTTGGAGAAGACAGATAGGAGGAGAAAACCGCCCATAGTTGCCAAAATGCCTCATAGTTTGCCGCCCAGTTTGTCTGATCCCTCTTATACTCCTATTTCAGAG ATTGAAGCTCACTCTAGAGGTAATGATCATCACGGATGCATAACTGGGATCGGAACTCGTTTAAAGGATGTTCGAAATAGCCTTGCCACTTCGAAAGAACTCTTGAAAGTTTTGAATCATGTATGCGGACTCGAAGATCGAAATTCATCCAGCATGTCCCTTATATCTGCCCTACGTGTTGAACTTGATCGAGCTCGCGTCGAAGTTGATCAGTTGATCCGTGAGCGACGATCTAATTGTGATGAAACAGAGTACCTAATGAGGTGTTTTGCAGAAGAAAAAGCAGCCTGGAAGAGAAAGGAGCGTGAAAGAATCCGTGATGCCATAGCATGCGTAGCGGAAGAGCTCGAGGTGGAGAAGAAACTCCGGAGGCAAACAGAGAGATTGAACAAGAAGCTCGGAAAAGAATTGGCAGATACAAATGCATCTCTGTCAAAGGCAACGAAAGAGCTCAAGAGTGAGAAGAGGGCAAAGGAAATGTTGGAGCAAGTCTGTGATGAGTTAGCTAAAGGAATGGGAGAAGATCGAGCCACAGCTGAAGAACTGAAAAGAGAGACAGCTAAAGTGAGGGAAGAAGTGGAGAAGGAACGGGAAATGCTTCATTTTGCCGATGTTTTACGAGAGGAGCGAGTTCAGATGAAGCTTTCGGAGGCTAAACATCATTTCGAGGAGAAGAATGCTGTTGTCGAGAAGTTGAGAAATGAACTCGAGACATACCTAGGAACCAAAATTGATGGAGAAAACGGCAATGGTTCCCCGAATCTGCAGAGGATAAAAGAGCTCGAAGCTTATTTGAAGAATATCAATTTTGGGAACTATCAAGCAGCCAAAAAAGATGTGGATAAAGGTGAAATTATGGTGAATGGAGAAGAGTGTGAAGCTGATGACTCAGCTGATAGCGACCTTCACTCCATTGAATTAAACATGGACAACAATGACAAGAGCTACAAGTGGAGTTATGCTTGCGGAAATCGTGTTGAAGGTGAATCAAAGAGGATTCCTACCAtcagaaaagaaaataagggtacGAAATCTCGATCAGAAAAACTTTCATGGGGAAGTATTTGCTTAGAAAGAGGAAGTTCAGACTCTGCAGACTGGGATTATGAAGATGAAATAAAAAGATATAAATCAGTGAAGAGTCTTAGAGATCACATATTATCTAGCAACAAAATAGCACCCATTGGAGGCTTTTCGAGTCCGACCCGGCAATGGAGCCAATCCATGCATTTCCAGGAGCCTTGCAGCAACGGTTCACCGGTGTTGAAGGGTGATGATTTGAAACAACCTAAGGTAGTAAGCACCCGAGGTGAAGGCCGAACTTCAATAAGCTAA
- the LOC108450095 gene encoding uncharacterized protein LOC108450095 isoform X1, which yields MSWQPHQNVEGKGKRVCKIRKRGCSSSSSSSLIQKYRFKRAILVQKRAGSTTPVPTWITATTKSPSLAIPSVEFPSKGSPKNVSKTKEVSVSARKLAATLWESNKIPSPQAMEDLEKTDRRRKPPIVAKMPHSLPPSLSDPSYTPISEKMDRPRIKAHKRRSSVVSPKLQLTALDSVGNASLMEIEAHSRGNDHHGCITGIGTRLKDVRNSLATSKELLKVLNHVCGLEDRNSSSMSLISALRVELDRARVEVDQLIRERRSNCDETEYLMRCFAEEKAAWKRKERERIRDAIACVAEELEVEKKLRRQTERLNKKLGKELADTNASLSKATKELKSEKRAKEMLEQVCDELAKGMGEDRATAEELKRETAKVREEVEKEREMLHFADVLREERVQMKLSEAKHHFEEKNAVVEKLRNELETYLGTKIDGENGNGSPNLQRIKELEAYLKNINFGNYQAAKKDVDKGEIMVNGEECEADDSADSDLHSIELNMDNNDKSYKWSYACGNRVEGESKRIPTIRKENKGTKSRSEKLSWGSICLERGSSDSADWDYEDEIKRYKSVKSLRDHILSSNKIAPIGGFSSPTRQWSQSMHFQEPCSNGSPVLKGDDLKQPKVVSTRGEGRTSIS from the exons ATGTCATGGCAACCACACCAAAACGTGGAGGGAAAAGGTAAAAGGGTGTGTAAGATTAGGAAACGAGGTTGCTCGTCATCTTCATCGTCATCGTTGATCCAAAAATACAGATTCAAGCGTGCAATTTTGGTGCAAAAAAGAGCTGGATCAACCACCCCTGTTCCTACATGGATAACGGCTACAACCAAGTCACCGTCTTTAGCAATCCCAAGTGTTGAATTTCCCTCCAAAGGTTCACCAAAGAATGTTTCTAAAACCAAAGAAGTCTCAGTTTCCGCCAGAAAACTTGCCGCCACTTTGTGGGAGAGTAATAAAATCCCTTCCCCACAAGCTATGGAAGATTTGGAGAAGACAGATAGGAGGAGAAAACCGCCCATAGTTGCCAAAATGCCTCATAGTTTGCCGCCCAGTTTGTCTGATCCCTCTTATACTCCTATTTCAGAG AAAATGGACCGACCCAGAATCAAAGCTCATAAGAGAAGATCTTCAGTTGTTTCTCCAAAGCTTCAATTAACTGCTTTGGACTCTGTTGGCAATGCCAGTCTAATGGAG ATTGAAGCTCACTCTAGAGGTAATGATCATCACGGATGCATAACTGGGATCGGAACTCGTTTAAAGGATGTTCGAAATAGCCTTGCCACTTCGAAAGAACTCTTGAAAGTTTTGAATCATGTATGCGGACTCGAAGATCGAAATTCATCCAGCATGTCCCTTATATCTGCCCTACGTGTTGAACTTGATCGAGCTCGCGTCGAAGTTGATCAGTTGATCCGTGAGCGACGATCTAATTGTGATGAAACAGAGTACCTAATGAGGTGTTTTGCAGAAGAAAAAGCAGCCTGGAAGAGAAAGGAGCGTGAAAGAATCCGTGATGCCATAGCATGCGTAGCGGAAGAGCTCGAGGTGGAGAAGAAACTCCGGAGGCAAACAGAGAGATTGAACAAGAAGCTCGGAAAAGAATTGGCAGATACAAATGCATCTCTGTCAAAGGCAACGAAAGAGCTCAAGAGTGAGAAGAGGGCAAAGGAAATGTTGGAGCAAGTCTGTGATGAGTTAGCTAAAGGAATGGGAGAAGATCGAGCCACAGCTGAAGAACTGAAAAGAGAGACAGCTAAAGTGAGGGAAGAAGTGGAGAAGGAACGGGAAATGCTTCATTTTGCCGATGTTTTACGAGAGGAGCGAGTTCAGATGAAGCTTTCGGAGGCTAAACATCATTTCGAGGAGAAGAATGCTGTTGTCGAGAAGTTGAGAAATGAACTCGAGACATACCTAGGAACCAAAATTGATGGAGAAAACGGCAATGGTTCCCCGAATCTGCAGAGGATAAAAGAGCTCGAAGCTTATTTGAAGAATATCAATTTTGGGAACTATCAAGCAGCCAAAAAAGATGTGGATAAAGGTGAAATTATGGTGAATGGAGAAGAGTGTGAAGCTGATGACTCAGCTGATAGCGACCTTCACTCCATTGAATTAAACATGGACAACAATGACAAGAGCTACAAGTGGAGTTATGCTTGCGGAAATCGTGTTGAAGGTGAATCAAAGAGGATTCCTACCAtcagaaaagaaaataagggtacGAAATCTCGATCAGAAAAACTTTCATGGGGAAGTATTTGCTTAGAAAGAGGAAGTTCAGACTCTGCAGACTGGGATTATGAAGATGAAATAAAAAGATATAAATCAGTGAAGAGTCTTAGAGATCACATATTATCTAGCAACAAAATAGCACCCATTGGAGGCTTTTCGAGTCCGACCCGGCAATGGAGCCAATCCATGCATTTCCAGGAGCCTTGCAGCAACGGTTCACCGGTGTTGAAGGGTGATGATTTGAAACAACCTAAGGTAGTAAGCACCCGAGGTGAAGGCCGAACTTCAATAAGCTAA